One Megalopta genalis isolate 19385.01 chromosome 5, iyMegGena1_principal, whole genome shotgun sequence DNA window includes the following coding sequences:
- the LOC117222619 gene encoding uncharacterized protein LOC117222619 — translation MKQKLAKANNNSLVPNNGMNNHRATNHITSSSTIKDNAKILSRLNDTRLQKYPKSFNLSKSLKDQPLLLTPAKKRSSLDRPVRVYDSFSQPSKLVPVNYAAFQGPQRREIGESTTCVKNVQEETSWSIRLRKRKKLIRLMKQQQQNRSVYEDTDRLLRVFSVNNVDQDNRYNVSRCSVM, via the coding sequence aTGAAGCAGAAGCTCGCGAAAGCGAACAACAACAGCCTGGTCCCGAATAACGGAATGAACAACCACCGTGCGACCAACCACATTACCAGTTCCTCGACGATCAAGGACAACGCCAAGATCCTGTCCCGGCTGAACGACACCAGGCTGCAGAAGTACCCGAAGAGCTTCAACCTGTCGAAATCCCTGAAGGACCAGCCGTTGCTATTGACCCCCGCCAAGAAGAGGTCCTCGCTGGATCGCCCGGTCCGCGTTTACGACTCCTTCTCCCAGCCGTCGAAGCTGGTGCCCGTGAACTACGCGGCGTTCCAGGGCCCCCAGAGGAGGGAGATCGGCGAGTCGACGACCTGCGTGAAGAACGTGCAAGAGGAGACCAGCTGGTCGATCAGGCTGAGAAAGAGGAAGAAGTTGATAAGGCTGAtgaagcagcagcagcagaacAGATCCGTCTACGAGGACACCGACAGGCTGCTGCGCGTATTCAGCGTTAACAATGTGGACCAAGATAATAGGTACAACGTTTCACGGTGTTCTGTCATGTAA